The Clostridium sp. AWRP genome has a window encoding:
- a CDS encoding response regulator yields the protein MNFLIISNDKATYCPLAEIIENNGLGKIIQSNHLLDYEKADILIMELAKPANRSLERLHKLTNLFSGEIIIVSQIRDKEVIAKSYSLGIEYYIVKPIYSSEIIEILKKVIKLTQFKKCLRNAKNIFKNLKF from the coding sequence ATGAATTTTCTTATTATAAGTAATGATAAAGCGACTTATTGTCCATTAGCTGAAATTATTGAGAATAATGGCTTAGGTAAAATTATTCAAAGCAATCATTTGTTGGATTACGAAAAAGCAGATATACTTATTATGGAACTAGCAAAACCTGCTAATCGCAGCCTTGAAAGATTGCACAAATTAACTAATTTATTTAGCGGGGAAATCATCATAGTTTCACAAATAAGGGATAAAGAAGTTATTGCCAAATCATATTCTCTTGGAATTGAATATTACATTGTTAAACCGATATATTCCTCTGAAATAATAGAAATTCTTAAAAAAGTAATTAAACTTACACAATTTAAAAAATGTCTAAGAAATGCTAAAAATATATTCAAAAATTTGAAATTCTAA
- a CDS encoding LysR family transcriptional regulator: MDIKQLKYFLAIAKEKNITKAAEKLYMAQPPLSYQLKLLEEELGVKLIERNTHKIQLTDVGKRLQYRAEQMLKLMETTEKELKDINEGLQGTLSIGTVPSSGAALLPDRIQKFYKKYPDIDFQIWDGNTHRVLELLKSGIIEIGIIRTPFNGEIFESICLPKESMVAASSNLNWNEKQNYIGMTELANKSLVIDRRFEDVIVKACRKEGFEPKIICRGDDVRSILLWASTGIGTAIVPEAAIGLIPNSNLNYKKIKLVSVETQTAIIWMKNQYLSSAARHFLKTFKV, translated from the coding sequence ATGGACATCAAACAGCTAAAATATTTTCTTGCAATTGCAAAAGAGAAAAATATAACGAAAGCTGCTGAAAAGCTATATATGGCTCAACCTCCACTTAGCTATCAATTGAAATTACTTGAGGAGGAGTTGGGTGTTAAGCTTATAGAGAGAAATACTCATAAAATACAGTTAACAGATGTAGGTAAGAGATTACAATACCGTGCTGAGCAAATGTTAAAATTAATGGAAACTACTGAAAAAGAATTAAAAGATATAAATGAAGGTCTCCAAGGAACATTATCAATTGGTACAGTACCATCTTCAGGAGCAGCGCTTTTACCAGATAGAATTCAAAAGTTTTATAAAAAATATCCAGATATTGATTTTCAAATATGGGATGGAAATACTCATAGAGTATTAGAATTACTAAAGAGTGGAATAATAGAAATTGGAATTATACGAACACCATTTAATGGAGAAATTTTTGAATCTATATGTTTACCAAAGGAGTCAATGGTAGCTGCTAGTAGCAATTTAAATTGGAATGAAAAACAGAATTATATAGGGATGACTGAACTTGCAAACAAATCTCTAGTAATAGATAGGAGATTTGAAGATGTCATAGTTAAGGCATGCCGCAAGGAAGGATTTGAACCTAAGATTATTTGCAGAGGAGATGACGTCAGGTCAATATTATTATGGGCAAGTACTGGAATAGGAACAGCTATTGTACCTGAGGCTGCTATTGGACTTATTCCCAATTCAAATTTGAATTATAAGAAAATTAAACTAGTTTCTGTGGAAACACAGACAGCTATAATATGGATGAAAAATCAATATTTGTCCTCAGCAGCCAGACACTTTTTAAAAACTTTTAAGGTGTAA
- a CDS encoding cupin domain-containing protein gives MKNIEFSKVLDLKDLISYQEGQVISKTIAQIPTSNITLFSLDKGEGISTHVTSGDAMVQILDGTAEITIGGNVFILKSGETIIMPSDIPHGLKAVERFKMLLTVVKH, from the coding sequence ATGAAGAATATAGAATTTTCAAAGGTACTTGATTTGAAAGATCTTATCTCTTACCAAGAAGGTCAAGTCATAAGTAAAACTATAGCTCAAATACCTACTTCAAATATTACTTTATTTTCACTAGACAAAGGTGAAGGTATAAGTACGCATGTGACTTCTGGTGACGCTATGGTTCAAATACTAGATGGCACAGCTGAAATTACAATAGGTGGTAATGTTTTTATTTTAAAATCAGGTGAAACTATAATAATGCCTTCTGACATCCCTCATGGACTAAAAGCTGTAGAAAGATTCAAAATGCTTTTAACTGTAGTAAAACATTAA
- a CDS encoding APC family permease, with protein sequence MDNDKKKFRMFDVILTVICVVFVAEAAAPVAAIGNQQFFWWILLIVAFLLPYGLIAVELGTTYEGQGGMYDWVKRAFGNRMASRTAWYYWLNFPLWMASLAVMIPQILQIITGAAIPTLPTIIIELAFIWIVVFISFYPVSDSVWILNGAAVLKMLLALTLGGLGIYGAMTHGVANPFTLRSFLPTLDMKSISLISVIIFNMLGFEVVCTFTDSMENPKKQIPQAIIIGGIVIAAIYIFSSFGISAAIPTSQISTSSGMIDALQILTGQKTGMFIGVMAFIFMLTLFGNMISWSLGVNNVVQYAAEDGNMPKVFIGKSKKNGMPIGVSIMNGIVATVVVVIAPFIPNQDLFWSFFALNLVMFLSSYIPMFPAFLKLRKIDSDKERPFKVGGSNFVIKLAAYAPMIIAIIAIILTAVPLSADDVGAKLPITIGAIIGYGFEEIFIRVKKIRNEELVKQNQ encoded by the coding sequence ATGGATAATGATAAAAAAAAGTTTAGGATGTTTGATGTCATTTTAACAGTTATATGTGTAGTATTTGTAGCAGAAGCAGCTGCTCCTGTAGCTGCAATTGGAAATCAGCAGTTCTTTTGGTGGATATTACTTATAGTGGCATTTTTATTACCTTATGGATTAATAGCAGTAGAACTTGGTACGACTTATGAGGGACAAGGAGGTATGTATGATTGGGTAAAGAGAGCTTTTGGAAATAGAATGGCATCTAGGACAGCTTGGTATTACTGGCTTAATTTTCCACTATGGATGGCTTCTCTGGCCGTTATGATACCTCAGATTTTACAAATAATTACAGGCGCCGCAATACCAACATTGCCAACAATTATAATAGAACTTGCATTTATTTGGATTGTTGTATTTATTAGCTTTTATCCAGTAAGTGATAGTGTATGGATTCTTAATGGAGCAGCAGTTCTAAAAATGCTTTTGGCACTCACACTTGGAGGTCTAGGAATTTATGGCGCTATGACACATGGTGTGGCTAATCCATTTACCCTAAGGTCCTTTTTACCAACTTTGGATATGAAGAGTATATCACTTATTTCAGTAATAATATTCAATATGTTGGGATTTGAAGTTGTATGTACTTTTACAGATAGCATGGAAAACCCAAAAAAGCAAATTCCACAGGCAATTATTATCGGTGGTATTGTTATAGCTGCAATTTATATATTTTCAAGTTTTGGTATTAGTGCTGCAATACCTACATCTCAAATTAGCACAAGCAGTGGAATGATTGATGCTCTTCAGATATTGACAGGCCAAAAAACTGGAATGTTTATTGGAGTTATGGCTTTTATATTTATGCTTACATTGTTTGGAAATATGATTTCATGGTCATTAGGTGTTAATAATGTAGTTCAATATGCGGCAGAAGATGGAAATATGCCAAAAGTATTTATTGGAAAGAGTAAAAAAAATGGTATGCCTATAGGAGTATCTATAATGAATGGTATTGTTGCAACTGTTGTTGTTGTAATTGCACCATTTATACCTAATCAAGATTTATTTTGGAGCTTTTTTGCTTTAAATTTAGTTATGTTTTTGTCAAGCTATATACCAATGTTTCCAGCTTTCTTAAAGCTTCGTAAAATTGATTCTGATAAGGAAAGACCATTTAAGGTTGGTGGAAGTAATTTTGTTATTAAGCTAGCAGCATATGCTCCAATGATAATAGCTATAATAGCTATCATTTTGACTGCTGTACCATTATCTGCAGATGATGTTGGAGCAAAATTGCCGATTACAATAGGAGCTATTATAGGTTATGGATTTGAAGAAATTTTTATAAGAGTGAAAAAAATTAGAAATGAAGAACTAGTAAAGCAAAATCAATAA
- the aguA gene encoding agmatine deiminase, whose translation MTKRIEGTTPKQDGYRMPGEFEKHTRTWMLWPERPDNWRDGAKPAQKAYAEVAKAINKFEPVTMCVSKEQYANCREQLPSEIRVVEIASNDSWIRDCGPSFVINDKGEIRGCDWEFNAWGGLVDGLYFPWDQDDLVARKVCEIEGIDTYRTTGFVLEGGSIHIDGEGTVITTEMCLLSEGRNPHMSKEEIEKKLCDYLNCEKVIWVKDGIDPEETNGHIDDVACFIRPGEVACIYTDDKKNPFYEEAQAAYKTLCEATDAKGRKLKVHKLCLPEKPVTISGDFAIDAIEGTMPREDGDICIASYMNFLIVNGGVIVPQYGDENDALALKQVQAMFPERKAVGVNTREVVYGGGNIHCITQQQPAV comes from the coding sequence ATGACAAAAAGAATTGAAGGAACAACACCAAAACAGGATGGATACAGAATGCCTGGAGAATTTGAAAAACATACAAGGACTTGGATGTTATGGCCAGAAAGACCAGATAACTGGAGAGATGGAGCAAAACCTGCACAGAAAGCATACGCTGAAGTAGCAAAAGCTATCAATAAGTTTGAACCAGTTACTATGTGTGTTTCTAAAGAACAATATGCAAATTGCCGTGAGCAGTTACCATCAGAAATTAGAGTAGTTGAAATAGCAAGTAATGATTCTTGGATTCGTGATTGTGGTCCTTCTTTTGTAATTAATGATAAGGGCGAAATTAGAGGATGTGACTGGGAATTCAATGCATGGGGTGGCCTTGTAGATGGACTTTATTTCCCTTGGGACCAAGATGATTTAGTAGCACGTAAGGTATGTGAAATTGAGGGAATTGATACATACAGAACTACAGGTTTTGTATTAGAAGGAGGGTCAATTCATATAGATGGAGAAGGTACAGTAATAACAACTGAAATGTGTTTATTAAGTGAAGGTCGTAACCCTCACATGAGTAAAGAAGAAATAGAGAAAAAGCTTTGCGATTATTTGAATTGTGAAAAAGTAATTTGGGTTAAAGATGGTATTGATCCAGAAGAAACTAATGGACACATTGATGATGTAGCTTGTTTCATACGTCCTGGAGAAGTAGCTTGTATTTATACAGACGATAAGAAAAATCCATTCTACGAAGAGGCACAGGCAGCATACAAGACTTTATGTGAAGCAACAGATGCAAAGGGACGTAAATTAAAGGTTCACAAATTGTGTTTACCAGAAAAACCAGTTACAATTTCAGGTGACTTTGCTATAGATGCCATTGAAGGAACTATGCCAAGAGAAGACGGAGACATTTGTATTGCTTCATATATGAATTTCTTAATTGTAAATGGTGGGGTTATTGTTCCTCAGTATGGAGATGAAAATGATGCATTAGCATTGAAACAGGTTCAAGCTATGTTCCCAGAACGTAAGGCAGTTGGAGTTAATACTCGAGAAGTAGTATATGGTGGAGGAAATATTCACTGCATTACACAACAACAACCAGCAGTTTAA
- a CDS encoding TSUP family transporter, whose product MTNNLTFLCIACFFSAIVDSISGGGGIISLPAFLLIGIPPHLALGTNKFTSCCSTLSSSIKFARSKKVDFKILKYLLPFSFIGATLGVNVVLSIKSSYLNVIVPILLLFVGLYSLFSKNIGLEDKFNHISSKNICLGIILALSLGFYDGFLGAGVGTFLIFGLVSIYKFDFVRASGNCKVMNFVGNIASVLVFAIRGEINYKIGIPIALCMIIGANLGTRIALMKGSKLIKPIFVTMSLTIAVKLLYSMVP is encoded by the coding sequence ATGACTAACAACTTAACCTTTTTATGTATAGCCTGCTTTTTTTCAGCTATTGTAGATTCTATATCTGGCGGAGGTGGAATAATAAGTTTGCCTGCCTTCTTACTAATAGGTATTCCCCCTCACCTAGCATTAGGGACAAATAAATTTACTTCTTGCTGCTCAACACTTTCTAGCTCAATTAAATTTGCTCGATCTAAAAAGGTAGACTTTAAAATACTAAAGTATTTACTTCCTTTCAGTTTTATCGGGGCTACTTTAGGGGTAAATGTTGTACTTAGCATAAAATCAAGTTACCTCAATGTAATAGTGCCTATATTATTACTATTTGTAGGGTTGTATAGCTTATTTTCTAAAAATATAGGACTTGAAGATAAATTTAATCATATATCATCAAAGAATATATGTTTAGGCATTATTCTTGCTTTATCTTTAGGATTTTATGATGGTTTTCTAGGTGCTGGTGTAGGTACTTTCCTAATTTTTGGACTTGTAAGCATATACAAATTTGATTTTGTAAGAGCCAGCGGAAATTGTAAAGTAATGAACTTTGTAGGTAATATTGCTTCTGTACTCGTATTTGCAATAAGGGGAGAAATTAATTATAAGATAGGTATCCCCATCGCATTATGCATGATAATAGGTGCAAATCTTGGGACAAGAATCGCTTTAATGAAAGGTTCTAAACTCATAAAACCTATTTTTGTTACTATGTCTCTAACTATAGCGGTTAAACTACTTTATAGTATGGTACCATAG
- a CDS encoding M18 family aminopeptidase — protein sequence MKNHEIEQAKELINYIYESPTSFHAVKNAVSELKKFGFVEIEEGDALKIKKGGKYFVTKNQSALIAFTVGKGELENEGFRIIGAHTDSPSFRVKPNSDIEVEGAYVKLNTEVYGGPILNTWMDRPLSLAGRIVLKGKDSFHPEIKLLNIKRPLMIIPNLAIHMNRNINSGVELNRQKHMLPLLSLVNNKFKHGHYLTQIISEELSVPEEDILDFDLFLYEFEKGSIIGADQEFISSGRLDDLSMVYSGIKAISNSKIKNTTNVMVCFDNEEVGSTTKQGANSPMLLSILERIAFNLGKSKDDFYRAISKSFIISCDLGHALHPNYEEKSDPVNRPIINKGPIIKISASQSYTTDAVSSAIYKNICCKAGVPVQVFVNRSDERGGSTIGPISSSHINMTSLDMGLAILSMHSVRELGGIKDYVYALESFNKFYDL from the coding sequence ATGAAAAATCATGAAATTGAACAGGCTAAAGAACTTATAAATTATATTTACGAAAGTCCAACTTCCTTTCACGCAGTAAAAAATGCTGTATCTGAACTTAAAAAATTTGGATTTGTAGAAATTGAAGAGGGGGACGCCTTAAAAATAAAAAAGGGAGGTAAATATTTTGTAACTAAAAATCAATCTGCCCTTATTGCTTTTACAGTTGGAAAAGGCGAACTTGAAAATGAGGGGTTTAGAATAATAGGAGCTCATACTGATTCACCCAGCTTTAGAGTAAAACCAAATTCAGACATAGAAGTAGAAGGTGCTTATGTAAAGCTAAATACAGAAGTATACGGAGGCCCAATATTAAATACGTGGATGGACAGACCTCTTTCATTAGCAGGAAGGATTGTTCTAAAAGGTAAAGACTCATTTCATCCTGAGATAAAACTTTTAAACATAAAAAGACCTCTCATGATAATACCAAACTTAGCAATACATATGAATAGGAATATAAATTCAGGTGTTGAATTAAATAGGCAAAAGCATATGCTCCCTCTTTTATCACTAGTAAATAACAAATTCAAACATGGGCATTACCTTACTCAAATTATAAGTGAGGAACTTTCAGTACCCGAAGAAGATATATTGGATTTTGACTTATTCCTATACGAATTTGAAAAAGGCAGCATAATAGGAGCTGACCAGGAATTTATATCCTCGGGAAGACTGGATGATTTAAGCATGGTTTATTCAGGAATAAAAGCAATTTCAAATAGTAAGATTAAAAATACTACAAATGTAATGGTATGCTTTGATAATGAAGAAGTTGGAAGCACCACAAAACAGGGAGCAAATTCACCTATGCTCTTGTCTATATTAGAAAGAATAGCTTTCAATCTCGGCAAAAGCAAAGATGATTTTTACAGAGCTATATCAAAATCATTTATAATATCCTGTGATTTAGGTCATGCACTACATCCAAACTATGAAGAGAAATCTGACCCTGTAAACAGACCTATTATAAATAAAGGCCCTATTATAAAAATAAGTGCCAGTCAAAGTTATACTACAGACGCCGTATCCAGTGCCATATACAAAAATATATGCTGCAAAGCTGGAGTTCCTGTTCAAGTATTTGTGAATAGGTCTGACGAAAGAGGAGGTTCAACTATAGGTCCAATATCTTCAAGCCATATAAACATGACATCCTTAGACATGGGCTTAGCCATATTATCCATGCATTCTGTAAGAGAATTAGGTGGCATAAAAGATTATGTGTATGCCTTAGAATCTTTCAATAAATTTTACGATCTATAA
- a CDS encoding methyl-accepting chemotaxis protein encodes MKNKIITKIVSTIVVCFILVAIIVGGVSIIKSTQVIKSEAIDKLLNIASSKGNEYSIQPIKMESTVDELSKAILQSIDVSKINDTNYMNEYENNIGLLMKSLGENNKNIVDLYINFDPEFTGGHETYDIGYEYDNVKNQGNIKFNLYTLADYKKGDSKMSWYYDPIKSRKGLWSKPYVDSLRNINVISYTVPIYLNNVLVGVVGADMSFEGLKSLILNTRVYDTGRAFLLSSDYTFIVDKSITYKYNLGTMNGGKYKNVISKIKNNKSSVIEINFEGQKMLFAYYTAYNGQIVGIIVPSKEVLKSLNNTIYTILGAIIIGIIFSTVAALCMGKRISKPIEVATDFITKMAKLDLTKNDCSNLNIIISNKNEIGIMGNSLELLRKELLETVQTIEQHSTEIVQYLDCMTVSSSQTTSSIAVITKTINELAKGTREQVDKIQNSFYKLNLLASDIEKSVLSISNLGKYSKEMKKMQGQGCESIEALNENLNKNDKISKNLGNNIDNLCKKSNLIGEIMSTINSIAEQTNLLALNASIEASRAGESGKGFAVVADEIKKLADSSLDETRKIGKILNEIQEEIALNKDNMDEAKITGMEVNKSMVLCMKSFQFIGKSISNTMLQIEDLECNINEVNESKDHLIRSNEEISTIIEKSSSSTEEVAAIMEEQESAVENIVESIEKINTLAVTLDGIVQRFKIV; translated from the coding sequence TTGAAGAATAAAATCATAACAAAAATAGTTTCTACTATAGTAGTTTGTTTTATTTTAGTTGCTATTATAGTAGGTGGTGTTAGCATTATAAAATCAACACAGGTAATTAAATCGGAAGCAATTGACAAGTTGTTGAATATAGCATCCAGTAAAGGAAATGAATATTCTATACAACCTATTAAAATGGAAAGTACGGTAGATGAACTGTCAAAAGCAATTCTTCAGAGTATTGACGTTTCAAAGATTAATGATACAAATTATATGAATGAATATGAAAATAATATAGGGCTACTAATGAAAAGCCTAGGTGAAAATAATAAAAATATTGTAGATTTATATATAAATTTTGATCCAGAATTTACAGGAGGACATGAAACTTATGATATAGGGTATGAATATGACAATGTGAAAAACCAAGGTAATATTAAATTTAATTTATACACACTTGCAGACTATAAAAAAGGCGATAGTAAAATGTCCTGGTATTATGATCCTATTAAGTCAAGGAAAGGACTATGGTCTAAACCCTATGTTGATTCTTTAAGAAATATAAATGTAATATCATATACTGTGCCTATATATCTTAACAATGTACTAGTAGGGGTAGTAGGAGCAGATATGTCTTTTGAGGGTTTAAAAAGCTTGATATTAAATACAAGAGTGTATGATACTGGTAGGGCATTTTTGTTAAGCAGCGACTATACTTTTATAGTTGATAAAAGCATAACATATAAATATAATTTAGGTACTATGAATGGCGGAAAATATAAAAATGTAATAAGTAAAATAAAAAATAATAAGTCATCGGTTATTGAAATAAACTTTGAAGGGCAAAAAATGTTATTTGCATATTATACCGCATATAATGGACAAATTGTAGGGATTATTGTTCCTAGTAAAGAAGTACTTAAGAGTTTAAATAACACGATATATACAATTTTAGGAGCTATTATAATAGGAATAATATTTTCAACAGTTGCTGCATTATGTATGGGAAAAAGAATATCTAAACCAATAGAAGTGGCAACTGACTTTATTACTAAAATGGCCAAGTTAGACTTAACAAAAAATGATTGTTCTAATTTAAATATTATAATATCTAATAAAAATGAAATAGGTATTATGGGAAACAGTTTGGAGTTACTTAGGAAGGAACTATTAGAAACAGTCCAAACGATAGAGCAACATTCTACAGAAATTGTACAATATTTGGATTGTATGACTGTGTCTTCATCACAGACAACATCTTCTATTGCTGTTATTACGAAAACTATTAATGAACTGGCCAAAGGAACTAGAGAACAAGTAGATAAAATACAAAATAGCTTTTACAAATTAAATTTACTTGCTAGTGATATAGAAAAATCTGTTTTAAGTATTTCTAATCTTGGAAAGTACTCAAAGGAAATGAAAAAAATGCAGGGGCAAGGTTGTGAATCTATTGAAGCACTTAATGAAAATTTGAACAAAAATGATAAGATCTCAAAAAATTTAGGTAATAATATAGATAATTTATGCAAAAAATCAAATTTGATAGGTGAAATTATGTCTACAATTAATTCTATTGCAGAGCAAACAAATCTTTTAGCTTTAAATGCGTCTATTGAGGCGTCTAGGGCTGGAGAAAGTGGTAAGGGGTTTGCGGTTGTTGCAGATGAAATTAAAAAACTTGCAGATAGTTCTCTTGATGAAACTCGTAAAATAGGTAAGATATTGAACGAAATACAAGAAGAAATAGCTTTAAATAAGGATAATATGGATGAAGCTAAAATTACCGGTATGGAAGTGAATAAGTCAATGGTGTTATGCATGAAATCATTTCAATTTATCGGTAAATCAATTTCTAATACTATGCTTCAAATTGAAGACTTAGAATGTAATATTAATGAGGTTAATGAAAGCAAAGATCATTTGATTAGGTCGAATGAAGAAATATCTACAATAATAGAAAAATCATCATCATCAACAGAAGAAGTTGCAGCAATAATGGAGGAGCAAGAATCAGCTGTTGAGAATATAGTTGAATCTATAGAGAAAATAAATACCCTGGCAGTAACGTTAGATGGAATAGTTCAGAGGTTTAAAATTGTTTAA
- a CDS encoding Nramp family divalent metal transporter, with protein sequence MKKKNKFLLILSIIGPGLITVNAGNDAGGITTYATIGASYGYNMLWGLLLITFSLSVIQEMNARMAVVTGKGLSDLIRENFSVKLAFFAMLILFVANFGVCVGDFAGIAASMDMFGINKYISVPVMAFVVWFLITKGSYSNIEKIFLAFTLVFFSYIITCFIEKPDWNHVIRATFTPTLKFDSGFILAFIGMIGTTITPYMQFYLQSSVVDKGLQIKDYKYEKLDVYLGSIWGNLVAFFIIICTAVTLYKAGIKIDSASQAAQALKPLAGNYASILFGVGLFGASVLACMVIPLSTSYAICECFGLESGLDHKYKESPAFYGIFTFMIIFSSIIVLIPNVSLVGVMLVTQQLAGILCPIILVFMVLLTNNKELMGEYVNNGLQNIIIWVTVIFIIVLSLILFVSPFIKI encoded by the coding sequence ATGAAAAAGAAAAATAAGTTTCTATTGATATTAAGCATAATTGGTCCTGGATTAATCACTGTAAATGCAGGAAATGATGCAGGTGGTATTACTACTTATGCGACTATTGGAGCATCCTATGGTTACAATATGCTTTGGGGACTGTTATTAATAACATTTAGCTTATCTGTTATACAGGAAATGAATGCTAGAATGGCTGTTGTGACAGGAAAGGGGCTTTCTGATTTAATCAGAGAAAATTTTAGCGTTAAGCTTGCTTTTTTTGCAATGCTAATTTTATTTGTTGCTAATTTTGGTGTTTGTGTAGGTGATTTTGCCGGTATAGCTGCTAGCATGGATATGTTTGGAATAAATAAATATATTTCTGTTCCTGTAATGGCGTTTGTTGTTTGGTTTCTTATTACAAAAGGTTCCTATTCAAATATAGAAAAGATATTTTTAGCTTTTACACTTGTGTTTTTTTCTTATATAATAACTTGTTTTATAGAAAAACCAGATTGGAATCATGTAATAAGAGCAACTTTTACCCCTACTTTAAAATTTGACAGTGGATTTATTTTGGCATTTATAGGAATGATAGGTACTACAATTACTCCATATATGCAGTTTTATCTTCAATCTTCTGTAGTAGATAAGGGATTGCAAATAAAAGACTATAAATATGAAAAATTGGACGTATATTTAGGCTCTATTTGGGGAAATTTGGTTGCATTTTTTATAATAATATGTACTGCTGTGACTTTATACAAAGCAGGAATAAAAATAGATAGTGCCAGCCAAGCTGCACAGGCACTTAAGCCGCTAGCAGGAAACTATGCGTCAATTCTATTTGGAGTTGGACTTTTCGGAGCATCTGTGCTTGCATGTATGGTTATTCCTTTATCTACTTCATATGCGATATGTGAATGTTTTGGACTTGAAAGCGGATTAGATCATAAGTATAAGGAATCACCTGCTTTTTATGGTATTTTTACTTTTATGATAATATTTAGTTCAATAATAGTATTGATACCTAATGTATCATTAGTAGGAGTTATGCTTGTTACCCAACAGCTTGCAGGAATTTTATGTCCTATTATATTAGTATTTATGGTATTACTTACTAATAATAAAGAACTTATGGGAGAATATGTTAACAATGGATTACAAAATATTATCATATGGGTAACTGTAATATTTATAATTGTTCTTTCATTAATTCTTTTTGTTTCACCCTTTATTAAAATTTAG
- a CDS encoding FAD:protein FMN transferase, translating into MLRNGEKCSSQIKFHVLKLIVCLSFILLLSSCSYNNTSNNQLYEKNIITMDTPMDLKAYGPNAQKAVDESVKKLYQLNDMASTTVNSSDIMKINNASGKNYVKVNPEIIKMIKLSQKYSKISNGKWDITVGPIVNLWGIGTDKARLPSDSEIKSKLPLVGYNKIKIDEKSNSVMLAQPGMALDLGGIAKGFAADEVLKIYKKYNIKNGLIDLGSSSIYAVGKNESNSPWGIGIKNPRGDDMLGTVKISNQALSTSGDYERYFIKNGKRYHHILDPSTGYPVDTGVMSVTVIVDNNISDNNTIADIMSLLIFELGPKEGVNLVNKTPGISCEVTTKDNKIYTSSKFKDKFSDLNKNFKMAN; encoded by the coding sequence ATGTTACGAAATGGTGAAAAATGCAGTTCACAGATAAAATTCCATGTTTTAAAACTAATAGTTTGTCTGTCATTCATTTTACTACTTAGTTCATGTTCTTACAATAATACTTCTAATAATCAGCTCTATGAAAAAAACATAATAACGATGGATACGCCAATGGATTTAAAGGCCTATGGCCCTAATGCCCAGAAAGCAGTAGATGAAAGTGTTAAAAAATTGTATCAACTAAATGATATGGCAAGTACTACTGTAAATAGCAGTGATATTATGAAAATCAACAATGCTTCAGGCAAAAATTATGTAAAGGTTAATCCTGAAATAATTAAAATGATAAAACTCTCACAAAAATATTCAAAAATAAGTAATGGTAAGTGGGATATTACAGTAGGTCCTATAGTAAACCTATGGGGAATAGGCACTGACAAAGCAAGATTGCCATCTGATTCAGAAATTAAATCTAAATTGCCACTGGTGGGATATAATAAGATCAAAATTGATGAAAAAAGTAACAGTGTTATGCTGGCTCAGCCTGGCATGGCTTTAGATTTAGGTGGAATTGCTAAAGGTTTTGCTGCTGATGAAGTATTAAAAATTTACAAAAAATATAATATAAAAAACGGACTTATAGATTTAGGCTCAAGTTCTATATATGCAGTTGGTAAAAATGAAAGTAACTCCCCTTGGGGAATAGGAATTAAAAACCCTAGAGGTGATGATATGCTAGGGACAGTTAAAATATCAAATCAAGCACTGTCTACCTCAGGTGATTATGAAAGATATTTTATAAAAAATGGTAAAAGATATCACCATATACTTGATCCCTCAACAGGATATCCTGTAGATACTGGAGTTATGAGTGTAACTGTTATAGTTGACAACAATATCTCTGATAATAATACCATAGCCGACATCATGTCTCTACTTATATTTGAATTAGGCCCTAAAGAAGGCGTAAATTTGGTAAACAAAACACCTGGTATATCTTGCGAAGTTACCACTAAAGATAATAAGATTTACACATCATCAAAATTTAAAGATAAATTTTCTGATTTAAATAAAAATTTTAAAATGGCAAATTAA